One window of Camelina sativa cultivar DH55 chromosome 4, Cs, whole genome shotgun sequence genomic DNA carries:
- the LOC104783793 gene encoding uncharacterized protein LOC104783793 has product MQRMWATIMFALIVVLSISIQSKGNERNDTVGAPSSAVLAPQSEDGLLPNGPNPLSCLADVKTIPGCVKAVTHFKLITVTKNCCVILLNVPEDCFGYIFPIPLIYRILLKIACKILGHIP; this is encoded by the coding sequence ATGCAAAGAATGTGGGCGACGATCATGTTTGCTTTGATAGTTGTACTATCAATATCTATACAATCAAAGGGTAACGAACGAAATGATACTGTCGGTGCTCCATCGTCTGCAGTACTAGCACCTCAATCAGAGGATGGATTATTACCTAATGGTCCTAATCCTCTGTCTTGTTTGGCTGACGTAAAAACAATTCCGGGCTGTGTAAAAGCAGTGACGCACTTCAAACTTATAACTGTCACAAAGAACTGTTGTGTCATCCTACTAAATGTTCCGGAGGATTGTTTCGGATATATATTTCCTATTCCTCTCATCTATCGTATTCTGCTCAAGATTGCCTGCAAAATATTAGGTCACATTCCATAa
- the LOC104780377 gene encoding protein indeterminate-domain 9 isoform X1, with amino-acid sequence MMMPDDHHHQLSFPSYVLHQEHITPNPNPNPNPSSSNSAKRKRNLPGNPDPDAEVIALSPNSLMATNRFICEICNKGFKRDQNLQLHRRGHNLPWKLKQRTNKDQIKKKVYICPEKTCVHHDPGRALGDLTGIKKHFSRKHGEKKWKCDKCSKKYAVMSDWKAHSKICGTREYRCDCGTLFSRKDSFITHRAFCDALAEESARFVSVPPAAASATPAYLHNAPDAEVNLGNINQNHQHGHTTSSQLDQPGFNNQRQTFLGQTFTNQLPIQPNVYASPSTRSASDSLQNLWHLQGQSSHQWLLNENNNNNILQRGISKNEEEHEIKKVVTSGSLFSSEALNNANDYSQNGGQIASMSATALLQKAAQMGSKRSSSSLNNSKAFGLMSNTSIFNNKQTENMKTTEVDEGGFTRDFLGVGSQHSTWPLLMVNRNLLDSSPPATTDGTPTPDRNQ; translated from the exons ATGATGATGCcagatgatcatcatcatcaactctcaTTTCCCAGCTATGTCCTTCACCAAGAACACATCACCCCAaatcctaaccctaaccctaatcctTCCTCCTCAAACTCAGCCAAGAGGAAGCGAAATCTACCGGGAAATCCAG ATCCAGATGCAGAAGTTATCGCTCTATCGCCAAACTCCCTCATGGCGACTAACCGGTTCATCTGCGAGATTTGCAACAAAGGGTTTAAGAGAGACCAGAACCTTCAGCTTCACCGGAGAGGCCATAACCTTCCATGGAAGCTAAAGCAAAGGACGAACAAGgaccaaattaagaaaaaagtgtACATCTGTCCTGAGAAGACTTGCGTACACCACGACCCGGGCCGAGCTCTCGGCGACTTAACTGGAATCAAGAAGCATTTCAGCAGGAAACACGGTGAGAAGAAGTGGAAATGTGACAAGTGTTCCAAGAAGTATGCTGTCATGTCCGATTGGAAAGCTCATAGCAAGATTTGTGGTACTAGGGAATACAGATGTGACTGTGGTACCCTCTTTTCCAG GAAAGATAGTTTCATCACACATAGAGCATTCTGTGACGCCTTAGCTGAAGAGAGTGCAAGATTCGTCTCAGTTCCACCAGCTGCAGCTTCAGCCACACCCGCATATCTACACAATGCCCCGGACGCTGAAGTCAACCTTGGAAACATcaatcaaaatcatcaacatgGACATACTACATCTTCCCAATTGGATCAACCGGGTTTCAATAACCAGCGCCAAACCTTTTTGGGACAAACCTTCACCAACCAGCTCCCCATACAACCCAATGTTTATGCCTCCCCATCAACTCGTAGCGCATCCGACTCGCTTCAAAATCTATGGCATTTACAAGGACAATCATCTCATCAATGGCTTCTCAAcgaaaacaacaataacaacattCTCCAAAGGGGAATCTCCAAGAATGAAGAGGAACATGAGATCAAAAAGGTTGTAACTAGTGGTTCTTTGTTCTCTTCGGAAGCACTCAACAACGCTAATGATTACAGCCAAAACGGTGGACAAATAGCATCCATGTCAGCCACGGCATTGTTACAAAAGGCGGCTCAAATGGGATCAAAGAGATCATCATCAAGCTTAAACAATAGCAAGGCTTTTGGTCTAATGAGTAACACCTCCATCTTCAACAACAAGCAAACGGAGAATATGAAAACTACGGAAGTTGATGAAGGAGGCTTCACGAGAGACTTTCTTGGTGTGGGAAGTCAACACAGTACTTGGCCATTATTAATGGTAAACCGTAATCTTCTCGACTCGTCCCCTCCGGCCACTACCGACGGTACCCCAACCCCCGACAGGAACCAGTAG